The genomic region GTGTAGgcaaaatttttaatagaaatataaGGATCAGATGATAGCTGCAAATGAATATATGTAGCTTACACCAGCAAATTACGTTCTCTACTTGAAATCCTTGTTTGAATCAATCTATGTTTAGAATCATTCCGATGATCTGCCTCAGTGTTGCATCTATTTGTAATTATTGGTTGGCTCACCCTGCCACATAGGTATAAAAAAATGTTAGATAACATATAACAGCAGGGGTGTTTTAGTTATAATATGCTTGAAATGAACATATTTTCTTCCTAGTTGGCTTTCTAGCGCTATAGTGGTTGCTTCCCCAACTTGGCCAACCTAATAATCAACCATTTAGAGAAGGCAAATTACCCTTTCGGTGATTAGTTTGCCAAATAACCAGCAACCAGTAACATCGAAAGGCCGTAAATTTTTCTTAGCTCTTTGCACTGCTTTTGTGTTGTAATATCCACAAAATCTACTTCTTTCTTTGAACTTTATTCATACAAAATCTTCATGAGTATGCTGTCATGTGGAAATAAAATGGTTTCATGCCATGATACATCTTGACTTGATTGTATTAAAATTTGGCAGGCATTTATTAATTGCTTTTGGTGGACTTTTGGGGTTGGAAAAGAGTGTAGAAGAAGATAATAAGTTAAAGGTATGATTGGAGGACGGTTAATCTCGGTTTTTTCTATTCGATGTTGGTACCTTTTTAAGTTTCTTCAGATACAAGGAACTATCCTTTGATAAACATTAACATTTGCTTTTGTAGTTTATATATTTAGATTACCAACTGTGACATTTAGAACTTTTTGGTTCACAATGAGCTGAATTTTGCAGTACATAGTTTTTCCTTGATATGGTGTTCTATATTTGCAGGGAAAAAATGTGCGCGATGTATTTAACATGTATTTGAACACGTGTCCGCATCAAGGAAGTCGAACAATTCGGACTGAGGTACCTTCTGTCTAATTTTTcatgtattttttaatttatgctgTGATAGTTAATGTTTGTGTTTTATATCTTCTGAAAACAGGAAGCACTCTTAATATCACTCCAATATTTCCAAGAACCGATAACTCGAGTAATGCAAGGACCTGTGAGCTGAAGATTATCTTGGGACTTTCAAAGACATCGAAACATTGAATTGTTTCTTCTCTGAGGCGGGCATGGCATTCTTCGGATTTTGAAGGCTAATAGTCTCAAGCATGCTCAAGCTCATGTTCTGAAATTCTTGGCTGCAAAAATGTCTGCCTATTTTTGTAAACCTGTAACTGTGTATGTGTTCTTTTAAGAactttttactttatttatttcaaaattttgtttaaaatttaggggcaaaatataatcatatatacgtttttttttttaaatcgaatTAGCCAATACATCATTTAAATGGTACGAGTTTTAGGTCTCATGTATAAACATCtcaatttaataacttaaataaaaactaacAGTTCGATAATTACTTtgtaatttaaaaatatgtatgcaATCGgtcaaattgataattaaaatatatctAAATCTAAATTAGAATAAACTTGAAGAAAACTTGCATGTAataaaatttaaaccaaaataaaatttatatttttttaggaACAAATTCTTTtgttggcattatagatcaattTATTATATTAGCTATGTTAATTGTATTTTTTTAGTGAATTATAAGAAGAGGGCAAAGTCGTAATAAAAATGTGATTAACGTGACTCGAATTTAGGCCACACTTGAAGCGGTGAATATCTTGATCATTAAGTCAACACACGAGATTCTATGTTAATTGTATTTTAAGAATGAAGTATATtacaattcatttgtattataaTTTTTGCCATTGACCTAAAAAAAGGTTTTGGAGCCTTGTTGAAGCTACTCAACTTCAATTAAAAAACTATTACCACTACTAATAATACTTTTATTTAAGATTCTGATTGAGTTGACGATACGAGATTAACtcagaaaattattaaaatacttttTTATATAAAGCAAGTTATATTATTATAAGAGTATTTTGatccttttatatttttatacaaaattaataaaaattcaatcataatacgatttgatttttatataaaattttaataaatatatttattaacatATAATTTTTTCACCACATGGATGTGCCACAATGTTTGATAGATAATCAATCCAAAGACAAACAGAGGGCCAGGGGTAAACAATGGCCTTGCCCCTCTCctgaaaatgaattttttattaattcctttaattttagaaagttataaattaatatttttattatttttatcctaaaataatttttaatttcaccCAGTATCAACCATAGGTTCCAATCCTCTATATCTAGGCCAcatcattatttattttaaatataatcatACGATTAGCACAATTAatgcacatatacatatatatatatatatatatatattttaacttcaAAATATGTTTAATATCTTATATCATCTCTTTTTAAGCTTGTGACAAAAGCAAAGGGCAACAAATTATTAAAAGGGGGCAACAAATTAAGCtttatttggtatattttaatcaaaatgtaaatttaattTTTGTGCTAAAAGGTTgaatttattttaacttaaattttcaACTAAAATTATCGCTAAATAAAAATTATCTTTACTTATaaattattcattcaacttgagACGTCACTAAAATCTTGGTTgtgttaataaaattaaaattctaaaaatttgaaCGCTTAAATTCGAGTCACACTATTTGAAAAATTACATgagaattaattaattaagttatttaataataaataaaaaaacccaTGTCTCACGTGGAGATTCTATTAGCGGAATTTCTTTATATTCTCTTGTCCTAATGGCAAGGGTAATATGTTGTGAGGCATAACAGTTTTGGGTTCAATCTCAAGCAACCTCATCCCTTACTCctaattatcaatatatatgtaAGACAACATCTCCCtcaatatatgtgtatatatatgtgtgcgcGAGTGTGTGTGTTTTGATACAAGCTACCAATGGAAAGGAAACGTGTTGATATGAGCTATCAATGGGAGGAAACAGTGGTGGAAGTGTAGGTTCACCTAGGTGAGGAGGAGAGTCGGTATGGGTTGACCAAGTATAAGTTCTATTACAGGTCAGTTGTCATCATGGTGTGTATTATGTGATCCTTGCCAACATCAAAGGTTATTTTGTTTCAACCTTTGTATTCTTAAAATTGTATGATACAGTTAAAGCTTAGATGGTTTTAGCGAGGGATGCACCACATAAGGTGAGTTGTAAATCATCTGTAGATTAATTCGCTAAGGGTCATGCAATCTAACACGTATCTGATTCTACTAGTGTATAacagtatatatgtatatatacaaaaTATAGCATCTAGATTCGgaacaaaatttaaatataaattgcGTAGTTAGAAATTAGTTTTATACTTTATAGCAATCAATGGGAAATTAAACTACAAAACAGAATATATAATCAATTTATTTTGCATGAGATTAAATAAATATACTATGGCTTGGGTCGATATATTAGGAGTAATTATATAAACTTccctttaaataataaatattctgAGTCGTACCACTAAACAAAATTAATTAGATAATTTAACATGATAAACACAGAAAAATAACATATAGCTTAAGAGGAAAAtttattaaagttttgttgagTTCAATGGGAAGAAATATAAtatcttttaaataaaattttcgaTTTGAGTTTTTAAATTGAGAAAACATCCTGATAAATTTTACcctatttaaaatttaaagaaataaatatatattactttCAATTATTTACTTTTATATCCAAATGAGTTTATGCTAATTGctaacacaattttaacaatttgtCTATAGATTTTGCGGACAAAATTCAGATACTAATTCCGTATTATATATTGGCATTCGTGGAGAATCCTGTGTTAGAATGGTATCGTTTTGAACattctaaattataatttttataattttataataccaaatttattatatatttttatatatcacattaataaataatttaaaaattataaaaatgttaaaaaatatatttaaattgtcaTGTGAACtactatattaaaaaaaaatttaatagtttaaccaatatttttgttaaaaacaTTTCTGACTCTTTtaaaaattgatcaaattttaatattgttAAAAAGTTCTGAGTCAAATTaagctaaaataaaaataacacaattaaattgacaaaagatgtaaaatttaacatttttgcTTGTTTTTTCATCAACTGTCAGCATGATTTAAATTGAATTGGACTTGGATCAATCAAAAACTTTAATCTAGAATTATACCAATATGAATACTGAGATCGGGGCTTCGAAATCTCAAGGCTTGAACGTAGCCTTTTATAGCTTTTGGAGAAGCTTTTGTGAAATCTAAAGTGAATATCTTGAAAAGGACGAAGGAGGGAAGCAAGCCAGTGCTATCGATTGGCTGTTCACTGCCAACATCCACTTTGAACGGCGCCAAATTCGACGGAAGAGATGGTGGCGTCGTCattgtaaaagaaaggaaaaaggcaATTTTTTGTTCTCTAAAAAGTATTATAGAAATTTAGGTTATAACATTTATTAATGTTTTGATTAAAAGGTTTTACCTCAAaaaagtaaaaagggaaattttctaATAAGTCACTTGCCAATTCAAAATTGTGTGGTCCACATCACCAAGTGTCACTTCATTACAGGTCCACATGTCAAAACACGTCTTGGATGAAGTACCAAAGtgagaaaaacaaaaatataagtaCCAAATTGGATAAATTGAAAGTACAAGTACCACATTGAAAAATTTGACAAAGTACCAGGAGTAATTTCTGCCATTATCCCTAAAAACTATAACAAAAGAACCCTTTAGATACCTAAAtgtaacacaaaaaaaaaaaaacttaaataagaAAACAAGTAAACTTCAAAAGTCAAATAATGAATTAAGCCAAATTATATTTATGTCTATTAAGAAATTGGTTaaatttaaaggttaatattTAGTACACGCCAATAAACCTTTGAACTCTacaagtaaaattaaaaaaattaatgtttcaTTTCTTTTATACATTTATCCTATATGACACTTATCGTCAGCTCATCCCGCCTTACTTGTGgagttaaatatataaaaatataaattttaaaagttttaaaaataaatatataaaataaatgtaaCATATTAACTTTTTAACTCGGAGTTAAAAATCTAGACTCTAACCCTTTTTAGAAAAGTGTATTTCAGTTTTTTTGTGAACTAGGAAAAATAAATATTGGGTGGATTTATCTCATTGGGATCCAACCCTAAAATTGGTGCCCAAAAAGTATTAAACCAAAAAAGTAGAAGAAAACAACTAGCCCATCATTAGcacataaaaatgcaaaaatacATCAATTTTCTTTCATTTGATAACATTTTAATAAATATGATGATACAAAATTTCAGACCGTGAGACTCATGGGTAAATTTaggtagaaaaagaaagaatatgATATGAGGGACACAAATGGTAGAACCAAAAAAGAATAGAAGAATGAAGCAGGTTAATGATCTTTTACCTTTGATTTTGAACCAAAAGACCATTCAGAAGTGGCCGTTCTGCATCTGCACCATTCTCTTCCAACAATCTTGTCTTATGTCGCTGACCTCTGCCACAAccacatacatatataaatacaCATACATACACAGTTATATAGATAGATAAATTCAAGACAAATCCTTTTCGAACTTAGAATCCCTCCATATGGGTCACTGAGTGTCATGATGGCAGAAATTAAATCACTAAACAGAAGTAAAGCTGCATAGAGACCTTACACTAGTTGATTGGAGCTCCATTGTAGCTGAATCCTCAGATTCCTGCAATGGGGTAAGATTAATGTTCAATTATTGCAGTCCCAAGTAATCTTATCAAAAAATTGATGCAGCTCGAAATACCTCCTCAATCAGCAGATCCTTTCTAGTGATTACACCAATCACTCGAGATGCACGAGGAACAACAAATATGTGTCTCAATCCTAGTTGGCGGAAAAGATTGTAGACCTATACCGTCACAAACATTGAACACTTTATAAGATACAAGTTGTGTTTACTATAGCAAACAAACACAATAATCCGAGTTAAAATTGAAAAACTCACCTTGGTTAAAGACATATCTTCGGGTACTACATACGGTGAAGGATTCAAAAATGGTGCAAGATCTATGTACATTTCTAAATCCTCTGAACTAAGATAAATATCATCTATTGATATTCCTTTACTCGAAACAGGTTTAGCAAATTCACTGAAATTATGCCTGTAAATAATGGGATCCATTTAGTCTTAAGCTTAACTGAACAGCAAGCCAGAAGGACAGTAAAAAATCTCAAATCCAGCAAACTCTGACTCACCTAATTGCTCCGGATCCGCTTCTGGAATGAGAAGGTAAAGGACTATGCTGGAAATCAATCTTGGATTGAAGAAGTACCAGTAGGTGACTGCATTACAAAACAATGAAGCAGTTAGTTCTTTTGAGTATCCGTCAGCTCTATGAAATGAAGAACGAAACatcaaaaagtgaaaataaattattttgttgtACCTTCGAAGCATAAGTCCAATAACAAGAGGTTCTCCATCTCTCGTGTGATCAACCACCTAGGTAGGGTGAAATTAGACAAATTTCAAAAATTGCAGGTTTTGATTTAGAGAAACAAGCATATGAAAGTTAAGCTTACAGGAAAGCCGTTATGTTTATTGCTCCGCAAAATGGAAACAGCATCTGCAACCTTTACAACCCGAGGAAGCAAAAGAAcctatagaaatacaaactgctTAGGGATCAAATCATAGGAGCCACATCAAAGTTGTACTTTGCTTTAAGAACATAGTTGTTCATATAACACTTGGATCATATTGATATGGACACTTTAATTGCAATAGgagtttttagttttatttatttattatatatcagGTTTTACtaagagttttagttttacttattttatctactatattagatttttatttccttcataaactctaagttaggaaTTCTATTTTATATCAATTAGGACTATTTCCTTTGTCATTAACAGTCTATAAAAGGCTGTCAATATGAAATAAAGAGGTAAGCAATTACTCTATCAAAAGAAACGTTATTTTGAGAGGGGGTTCAGTCAAGGACGAATCTGCcttttgagtaaccataggtcgaagCAAGAATTCTTTCTCATCTAGACCTGTGACTAGATCCTACGCCAAAGCGCATAACAATTTGGTATCGTAGCCAGCTGTCATGGGTGACGAAAAAACTTTGACAACCAAGTTGGAGGCATTCATGGAACAAATGGCTACAAGGCAACAAGCGTTAGAGGAGCAGGTGGCGATGTTATCTCTTTCGGTCCAAAAGACAACGAAAGGGGATTCAGAAAAAAATAATGAAGAACAAGGCAGCAGTGGAGGCAAGAAAAGAAATTCAGATTCACAACACGGTGAGGGCATGGTGCCACGATACTCTAAGATGGAATTTCCCACTTATGATGGGGTTAGAGATCTTTTAGGATGTTTAAAAAGATGCGAAAATTTTTTTGGCAATCAACGGACCAACGAAGAAGACAAAGTCGGCCTAGCTTCATTCCATCTTTTAGGAGAGACACAATTATGGTTTGATCAAATCGAAGAAGAGGAGGCAAATTTGGATTGGGAACGCTTCAGAGTGTGTTGTCATATCAGGTTTGGGCCACCTATGAGTAATAACCCCTTGGGGGAACTTGCAAACTTGAGACAAACTGGGACGGTAGAAGAATATCAACGCCAATTTCAATCACTACTCGCTAGGACTACTGATCTTAAACCTCGACAACAAGTAAACCTTTTTACTGCTGGATTGGTAGAGGAACTTAGAATTGATATTGAGATGCAACAACTGGGAAACCTTGGAGTTGCAATGAATATGGCTCGAGCTTTGGAACATAAACAAAAAGTCTCTTCCAAGATGTTATCTCAAACCAATCTAAACTGGTCAACTTCCCAAAACACTGACAGCAATTCAATCATTCCAACAACTCAGAACATTGCAAAGGGAGGGGGACAAACAATAGAACCAACAGGGAACAACGGCAAAACAGGTTCTTTTGCACCATTTATTAAGAGATTGACAAGAATAGAAATGGCGGAAAGAAGGGCTAAAGGGCTGTGTTATAATTGTGACGAGTCTTATTCCATGGGACACAAATGTAAAAGGTTATTTTGGATAGAAGTACCAGGTGTTGAAGGCAAGCAAGATGATGATGAGATAGATGATTTTGGATAAGTTCTGaagtttattttgaatttgagCTTGAGGACAAGCTCAATTCCAAGAAGGGGAGTAATGATATGGACACTTTAATTGCAATAGgagtttttagttttatttatttattatatatcagGTTTTACtaagagttttagttttacttattttatctattatattaggtttttatttccttcataaactctaagttaggaaTTTTATTTTATGTCAATTAGGACTATTTCCTTTGTCATTAACAGTCTATAAAAGGCTGTCAATATGAAATAAAGAGGTAAGCAATTATTCTATCAAAAGAAACGTTATTTTGAGAGGGGGTTCAGTCAAGAACGAATCTGCCTTTTGAGTAATCATAGGTCGAAGCAAGAATTCTTTCTCGTCTAGACCTGTGACTAGATCCTACGCCAAGGCGCATAACACATATCTACATTTGAGATGATTTTTGTGCCAAACACCACAAAAGAGTTCATCTTCGCCAGTGAAAGAATTTAAAAGAGTCGATGAACTAACCTTCTGGTTCCCACAGGCTTCCCTGGCAGTCATTTTCCGCATCACATACTTGGGTCTTGATTCCAGCAACGGAATGCCCCTCAATCGTGCTTGTTCATCATATAAACCTTCATTGAAAACATCACCAACAGCCTGGAAGGGAAAAAGAGAGAGGACTTATCAAATCATGTTAAGCGAGAATCAGACAAAGTAAACATTATTCAAATAAATACCTTAGATATGAGAAGAACAAGCATAATAAGAGGTAAAAGTTTCAAGTTATTTGTGATTTCGACCATTATGACACACAGAGATACTGTCATACGCATAGAACCCCCAAGAAATGAAGCAGCTCCTAAAAGCGCATATCTGCAAGTCCACCAAATTACAGAGCACTTTAGCATTGAAATTCCGAGATATTTAACAAGAAAGGTGAGACTCTTAGGACTCATTAACAAAAGGTAGAAAGGCAATTACAAAACACCATATAATCAAGAGTGTTTATTTTGGAACTAAATTGACTAATTACAGTCTTTTGACTTCTGCTTTGTTTCTTCAGCTGTTTATGACTAatgtaattaattattttcataGTGCTCATGGATCATTATTGCTTACTTTGGAGGAGACACTTGGACCCAACTtcgaattttcaaaatttcaaactcCAGACAAGTAAACCAAACAATTTACTTACGTTCCCTCGTCAATGTTGAGCTTCTTGTAATGGTTAACAGTGAAAATACCAACAAGACGGCCGTACGTTGATCCTATCATTATTCCAGGAACAAATTGACCAGCTGGAACAGCAGTACCAAATGTTACTACTGCTAAGGTGTAAAACATAACCTGAAATAAATCATTTGGAAAAAAAAAGACCACAAATGATTTCAGTGTCAGAAAAATATTGGCCAATGAGTTCAGCTGTATACTTGTAAGGAAGAGGgtattaacataaattatcagTATGCTTGTAAGGAAGTCAACAAGTTTACAGAGCACTACCAAAAATGTCAACAAGCTTTTAGCACTGAACTCATGAATTGTTTTTGCACTAAACAAATTCCTGATGGCATCATCCTGTGAAAAACGTAAAACCTGTTAAAATAGAAACTACAATGCAACTAGATTTCAATGGAAAGGACGAATCTTAAAAGATTAGAGACCTGAGTATTGAAGAAAATAGTTGCAAGATCATTGTATTCCTTGTCCTTACCGCAGTAGAACTGCAGATCAAATTAAATCATATTGAGGAAAAATAAATGCTATGTAAATCAGCAATCAAACGttcaagaaaagaaaattttaaagaacaaaaggTTTTCTTCACATGAAAATGATAGCTCTTGAGATAAATGCTTCCAGAAGACAAAAATAAGAACAAAGAAGCGCAGCCCTAAGTTAGAAAATAGAAAGTTGAGCTAATCTTCAACAAAAACCTGACAAAAAAGTTGCTTAAGGTTCAAAAGTAACAAGAAAGGAAATTTAAGGCATCGCTGGGTGCAGTTCCTGTACTCCAGCATTCAGTAAACACAGTCAGGTTTGAATTATTCTCTTAGTAGTAAATTTTATCTGATAAATTAGCAAAGAAAAACCAGAATAATTATAGCCATATAGATTTAAACTAGTCAAAAAAAGCATTTATCAAAGGGAAGCTGCATTGTGACTCGAAAAGGTAAGAAAAAATATTGCACACCATTCACATCAAGCTAATATAAACAGTATGTAACTTATATGAGCATATCTTACATTCACATAATTCCCATCCGCTCCAGGAGCCCTTGGACATTCAATTTCAGAGCCAGGATCTGAGTCAGGGCATGGACTGCAGTTTCTTAGTAGCGGTAGTCCAAAAGATATAACTGACGTTAAAACGGAGATAAGGCAAGCTTCATATATctgcaatgttttttttttttggacaaCCAGTGGGGGGAAACGGTAGTTAAAAACATTACATATGCTCATTGAGAACCCAAGCGGTTTCTACAGTTACTTGAATTCCTCACCTTAACTCGATTCCCTTTCTTGTGCAAATAATTACGACGCCAGCGAGTTACATAAATAGTAAGTTGGTTAAACAAAGCTCCTGGGttcaatagaaaaataaataaagattaaTAGAAGATATTTAACAAACTAAGAAACTAAGATCAAGATCATCAGAACAGATGTGAAATGCAATTCAAAAGCTCTACCTAGTAGACCCCCAATGATTCCAATAACTGCCATTGGCAATAATTCCTCAAAAGAATAGTCCTCTTGACCACTACAAAGGatgaaagaaagagaaaaaacaaGTTTTCAAGCAGTAAGTCCAAAGCCAAGAAAAAGATTAGAGCAGTTAAAATACAAGAGCTTAAGGAAGATCCTAACTCTGATATATCCCATATAATAAAGCCACCAGCACCAAAATGTCCACAGTTTCCACTTTTACACCATCCCATAGCAACACGCACCACAACAGCCACAACCGCAGAAGTGAAAAAGACACGCCACATTAGTTGACTCCTCCACCTTCAAAAGCAAAGTTCAGAAAATATGAAGGTTAGAGTTGAATGCGGCTATATCCATAGGTACAAAACATATATCCATACAGATCTATATCTGCACTTCCACATGAATGGCAAAAAACTATAACAGAAGATACAGATGGGAATACGAGAAAATTAATTACAACAATTTAGTCCATACATAAACATGCTTGTGCATATATGTAAACAGCAAGTAAGAATAGAAGTTCATTACCAAGATGTAACCTCCTCCAATGCAAATAATACACCCCCAACT from Gossypium arboreum isolate Shixiya-1 chromosome 1, ASM2569848v2, whole genome shotgun sequence harbors:
- the LOC108483441 gene encoding chloride channel protein CLC-d-like isoform X3 translates to MLSNHFENGMDMARLAWSRLPHSEDGELDGVGLLSTSSNRNGVESLDYEVIENYAYREEQAQRGKLFVGYNVAVKWFFALLIGIGTGLAAVFINISVENFAGWKFALTFNIIQKSYLAGFLMYILINLALVFSSVYIITHFAPAAAGSGIPEIKGYLNGIDIPGILLFRTLIGKIFGSIGSVGGGLALGKEGPLVHTGACIASLLGQGGSTKYHLSSRWLQGFKSDRDRRDLVTCGCAAGVAAAFRAPVGGVLFALEEVTSWWRSQLMWRVFFTSAVVAVVVRVAMGWCKSGNCGHFGAGGFIIWDISDGQEDYSFEELLPMAVIGIIGGLLGALFNQLTIYVTRWRRNYLHKKGNRVKIYEACLISVLTSVISFGLPLLRNCSPCPDSDPGSEIECPRAPGADGNYVNFYCGKDKEYNDLATIFFNTQDDAIRNLFSAKTIHEFSAKSLLTFLVMFYTLAVVTFGTAVPAGQFVPGIMIGSTYGRLVGIFTVNHYKKLNIDEGTYALLGAASFLGGSMRMTVSLCVIMVEITNNLKLLPLIMLVLLISKAVGDVFNEGLYDEQARLRGIPLLESRPKYVMRKMTAREACGNQKVLLLPRVVKVADAVSILRSNKHNGFPVVDHTRDGEPLVIGLMLRSHLLVLLQSKIDFQHSPLPSHSRSGSGAIRHNFSEFAKPVSSKGISIDDIYLSSEDLEMYIDLAPFLNPSPYVVPEDMSLTKVYNLFRQLGLRHIFVVPRASRVIGVITRKDLLIEEESEDSATMELQSTSVRGQRHKTRLLEENGADAERPLLNGLLVQNQRRVLTCGPVMK
- the LOC108483441 gene encoding chloride channel protein CLC-d-like isoform X1 encodes the protein MLSNHFENGMDMARLAWSRLPHSEDGELDGVGLLSTSSNRNGVESLDYEVIENYAYREEQAQRGKLFVGYNVAVKWFFALLIGIGTGLAAVFINISVENFAGWKFALTFNIIQKSYLAGFLMYILINLALVFSSVYIITHFAPAAAGSGIPEIKGYLNGIDIPGILLFRTLIGKIFGSIGSVGGGLALGKEGPLVHTGACIASLLGQGGSTKYHLSSRWLQGFKSDRDRRDLVTCGCAAGVAAAFRAPVGGVLFALEEVTSWWRSQLMWRVFFTSAVVAVVVRVAMGWCKSGNCGHFGAGGFIIWDISDGQEDYSFEELLPMAVIGIIGGLLGALFNQLTIYVTRWRRNYLHKKGNRVKIYEACLISVLTSVISFGLPLLRNCSPCPDSDPGSEIECPRAPGADGNYVNFYCGKDKEYNDLATIFFNTQDDAIRNLFSAKTIHEFSAKSLLTFLVMFYTLAVVTFGTAVPAGQFVPGIMIGSTYGRLVGIFTVNHYKKLNIDEGTYALLGAASFLGGSMRMTVSLCVIMVEITNNLKLLPLIMLVLLISKAVGDVFNEGLYDEQARLRGIPLLESRPKYVMRKMTAREACGNQKVLLLPRVVKVADAVSILRSNKHNGFPVVDHTRDGEPLVIGLMLRSHLLVLLQSKIDFQHSPLPSHSRSGSGAIRHNFSEFAKPVSSKGISIDDIYLSSEDLEMYIDLAPFLNPSPYVVPEDMSLTKVYNLFRQLGLRHIFVVPRASRVIGVITRKDLLIEEESEDSATMELQSTSVRGQRHKTRLLEENGADAERPLLNGLLVQNQRYLKGSFVIVFRDNGRNYSWYFVKFFNVVLVLSIYPIWYLYFCFSHFGTSSKTCFDMWTCNEVTLGDVDHTILNWQVTY
- the LOC108483441 gene encoding chloride channel protein CLC-d-like isoform X2 gives rise to the protein MLSNHFENGMDMARLAWSRLPHSEDGELDGVGLLSTSSNRNGVESLDYEVIENYAYREEQAQRGKLFVGYNVAVKWFFALLIGIGTGLAAVFINISVENFAGWKFALTFNIIQKSYLAGFLMYILINLALVFSSVYIITHFAPAAAGSGIPEIKGYLNGIDIPGILLFRTLIGKIFGSIGSVGGGLALGKEGPLVHTGACIASLLGQGGSTKYHLSSRWLQGFKSDRDRRDLVTCGCAAGVAAAFRAPVGGVLFALEEVTSWWRSQLMWRVFFTSAVVAVVVRVAMGWCKSGNCGHFGAGGFIIWDISDGQEDYSFEELLPMAVIGIIGGLLGALFNQLTIYVTRWRRNYLHKKGNRVKIYEACLISVLTSVISFGLPLLRNCSPCPDSDPGSEIECPRAPGADGNYVNFYCGKDKEYNDLATIFFNTQDDAIRNLFSAKTIHEFSAKSLLTFLVMFYTLAVVTFGTAVPAGQFVPGIMIGSTYGRLVGIFTVNHYKKLNIDEGTYALLGAASFLGGSMRMTVSLCVIMVEITNNLKLLPLIMLVLLISKAVGDVFNEGLYDEQARLRGIPLLESRPKYVMRKMTAREACGNQKVLLLPRVVKVADAVSILRSNKHNGFPVVDHTRDGEPLVIGLMLRSHLLVLLQSKIDFQHSPLPSHSRSGSGAIRHNFSEFAKPVSSKGISIDDIYLSSEDLEMYIDLAPFLNPSPYVVPEDMSLTKVYNLFRQLGLRHIFVVPRASRVIGVITRKDLLIEEESEDSATMELQSTSVRGQRHKTRLLEENGADAERPLLNGLLVQNQRDNGRNYSWYFVKFFNVVLVLSIYPIWYLYFCFSHFGTSSKTCFDMWTCNEVTLGDVDHTILNWQVTY
- the LOC108483441 gene encoding chloride channel protein CLC-d-like isoform X4 — encoded protein: MLSNHFENGMDMARLAWSRLPHSEDGELDGVGLLSTSSNRNGVESLDYEVIENYAYREEQAQRGKLFVGYNVAVKWFFALLIGIGTGLAAVFINISVENFAGWKFALTFNIIQKSYLAGFLMYILINLALVFSSVYIITHFAPAAAGSGIPEIKGYLNGIDIPGILLFRTLIGKIFGSIGSVGGGLALGKEGPLVHTGACIASLLGQGGSTKYHLSSRWLQGFKSDRDRRDLVTCGCAAGVAAAFRAPVGGVLFALEEVTSWWRSQLMWRVFFTSAVVAVVVRVAMGWCKSGNCGHFGAGGFIIWDISDGQEDYSFEELLPMAVIGIIGGLLGALFNQLTIYVTRWRRNYLHKKGNRVKIYEACLISVLTSVISFGLPLLRNCSPCPDSDPGSEIECPRAPGADGNYVNFYCGKDKEYNDLATIFFNTQDDAIRNLFSAKTIHEFSAKSLLTFLVMFYTLAVVTFGTAVPAGQFVPGIMIGSTYGRLVGIFTVNHYKKLNIDEGTYALLGAASFLGGSMRMTVSLCVIMVEITNNLKLLPLIMLVLLISKAVGDVFNEGLYDEQARLRGIPLLESRPKYVMRKMTAREACGNQKVLLLPRVVKVADAVSILRSNKHNGFPVVDHTRDGEPLVIGLMLRSHLLVLLQSKIDFQHSPLPSHSRSGSGAIRHNFSEFAKPVSSKGISIDDIYLSSEDLEMYIDLAPFLNPSPYVVPEDMSLTKVYNLFRQLGLRHIFVVPRASRVIGVITRKDLLIEEESEDSATMELQSTSVRGQRHKTRLLEENGADAERPLLNGLLVQNQSF